One segment of Phaeacidiphilus oryzae TH49 DNA contains the following:
- the tyrS gene encoding tyrosine--tRNA ligase, translated as MTDIVDELKWRGLIAVSTDEDALRKAFADGPVTFYCGFDPTAPSLHIGNLVQIIQLRRLQQAGHRPLGLVGGATGLIGDPKPTAERTLNDPETVAGWVGRLRGQIERYLDFDGPNAAQMVNNLDWTSGLSAINLLRDVGKHFRVNNMIAKEAVARRLNSDAGISYTEFSYQVLQAMDFLELYRRYGCTLQTGGSDQWGNLTAGVDLIRRSEGESVHALAIPLLTKADGTKFGKTESGTVWLDPELTTPYAFYQFWLNADDRDVSNFLRVFSFKSREEIEELDRLTTERPAARAAQRALAEELTTMVHGAEECARAIAASKALFGQGDLAELDAATLAAATAELPRTEAEALPLPPVVDLLAATGLAQSKSAARRTIKEGGAYLNNTKITDEDAVPAESDLLHGRWLLLRRGKRNLAAVELKA; from the coding sequence GTGACCGACATCGTCGACGAACTCAAGTGGCGCGGCCTGATCGCCGTCTCCACCGACGAGGACGCACTCCGCAAGGCCTTCGCCGACGGCCCGGTCACCTTCTATTGCGGCTTCGACCCCACCGCCCCCAGCCTCCACATCGGCAACCTGGTGCAGATCATCCAGCTGCGCCGGCTCCAGCAGGCGGGCCACCGCCCGCTCGGCCTGGTCGGCGGGGCGACGGGCCTGATCGGCGACCCCAAGCCGACGGCCGAGCGCACCCTGAACGACCCGGAGACGGTGGCCGGCTGGGTCGGCCGGCTGCGCGGCCAGATCGAGCGCTACCTCGACTTCGACGGCCCCAACGCGGCCCAGATGGTCAACAACCTCGACTGGACCTCCGGCCTCTCCGCGATCAACCTCCTCCGCGACGTGGGGAAGCACTTCCGCGTCAACAACATGATCGCCAAGGAGGCCGTCGCCCGCCGCCTCAACTCGGACGCCGGCATCAGCTACACCGAGTTCAGTTACCAGGTCCTCCAGGCCATGGACTTCCTGGAGCTCTACCGCCGCTACGGCTGCACCCTCCAGACCGGCGGCAGCGACCAGTGGGGCAACCTCACCGCGGGCGTCGACCTGATCCGCAGGAGCGAGGGCGAGAGCGTCCACGCGCTGGCCATCCCGCTGCTGACCAAGGCCGACGGCACCAAGTTCGGCAAGACCGAGTCCGGCACGGTGTGGCTGGACCCCGAACTCACCACCCCGTACGCCTTCTACCAGTTCTGGCTGAACGCGGACGACCGGGACGTCTCCAACTTCCTCCGGGTGTTCAGCTTCAAGTCCCGCGAGGAGATCGAGGAGCTGGACCGGCTGACCACCGAGCGCCCCGCCGCCCGAGCCGCCCAGCGCGCCCTGGCGGAGGAGCTCACCACGATGGTCCACGGCGCGGAGGAGTGCGCCCGGGCGATCGCCGCCTCCAAGGCCCTCTTCGGCCAGGGCGACCTCGCCGAACTGGACGCCGCCACGCTGGCCGCGGCCACCGCGGAGCTCCCGCGCACGGAGGCGGAGGCGCTGCCGCTGCCCCCGGTGGTCGACCTCCTCGCCGCCACCGGCCTGGCGCAGAGCAAGTCCGCCGCCCGCCGCACCATCAAGGAGGGCGGCGCCTACCTGAACAACACCAAGATCACCGACGAGGACGCGGTTCCCGCCGAGTCCGACCTCCTCCACGGCCGCTGGCTCCTCCTCCGCCGCGGCAAGCGCAACCTGGCCGCGGTCGAGCTGAAGGCCTGA
- a CDS encoding DNA-3-methyladenine glycosylase, protein MSAPPPNPPLSRAFFDRPVLEAAPDLLGRILVHDHPDGRTALRLTEVEAYDGPDDPGAHSYRGRTPRNAVMFGPPGHVYVYFTYGMHYCMNLVTGPGERPSAVLLRAGEIVEGAELARARRPTARRDAELARGPARLATALGVAREENGADACPPEDPSAGTTRFHLLPGTPPPPAAVRTGPRTGLAQASDRPWRFWIADDPTVSPYRRHTPRRTRTRPARPTP, encoded by the coding sequence GTGTCAGCCCCACCCCCGAACCCCCCGCTCAGCCGGGCCTTCTTCGACCGCCCGGTGCTGGAGGCGGCCCCGGACCTCCTCGGCCGCATCCTGGTGCACGACCACCCGGACGGCCGCACGGCGCTCCGCCTCACCGAGGTCGAGGCGTACGACGGCCCGGACGACCCCGGCGCCCACTCCTACCGCGGCCGCACCCCGCGGAACGCGGTCATGTTCGGGCCGCCCGGGCACGTCTACGTGTACTTCACCTACGGCATGCACTACTGCATGAACCTGGTGACCGGTCCGGGGGAGCGGCCCTCCGCCGTCCTCCTCCGCGCCGGCGAGATCGTCGAGGGCGCCGAACTCGCCCGCGCCCGCCGCCCCACCGCCCGCCGCGACGCCGAACTGGCCCGCGGCCCGGCCCGGTTGGCCACCGCCCTCGGCGTGGCCCGGGAGGAGAACGGCGCCGACGCCTGCCCGCCCGAGGACCCGTCGGCCGGGACCACCCGCTTCCACCTCCTCCCCGGCACCCCGCCCCCGCCCGCCGCCGTCCGCACGGGCCCGCGCACCGGCCTCGCCCAGGCGTCCGACCGCCCCTGGCGCTTCTGGATCGCCGACGACCCGACCGTCAGCCCCTACCGCCGCCACACCCCCCGCCGGACCCGCACCCGCCCGGCGCGGCCCACGCCGTAG
- a CDS encoding YbhB/YbcL family Raf kinase inhibitor-like protein, with translation MSEQGKRRPLPHDFHPPVPGVAVSSTDLTDGGTLPDAQVYAKGNTSPQLSWAAGPEGTRSYAVTCYDPDAPTGSGFWHWVVFDIPADVRELPTGAGSGDFKGLPAGAVQVRNDYGSKDFGGAAPPPGDGPHRYVFTVYAVDTEKLGPDADATAAFVGFNLRFHAIARGNLIAEYEEK, from the coding sequence GTGAGTGAGCAGGGCAAGCGGCGTCCGCTTCCGCATGACTTCCATCCGCCGGTTCCCGGAGTGGCGGTCAGCAGCACGGACCTGACGGACGGCGGCACGCTGCCGGACGCCCAGGTCTACGCGAAGGGGAACACCTCCCCGCAGCTGAGCTGGGCGGCTGGGCCGGAGGGGACCCGCAGCTACGCGGTCACCTGCTACGACCCGGACGCGCCCACCGGGTCGGGCTTCTGGCACTGGGTGGTCTTCGACATCCCCGCGGACGTCAGGGAGCTGCCGACCGGGGCCGGCTCCGGCGACTTCAAGGGGCTGCCGGCCGGTGCCGTGCAGGTCCGCAACGACTACGGCAGCAAGGACTTCGGCGGCGCCGCTCCCCCGCCCGGGGACGGCCCGCACCGCTACGTCTTCACCGTGTACGCGGTGGACACCGAGAAGCTGGGCCCGGACGCGGACGCCACCGCGGCGTTCGTCGGCTTCAACCTCCGCTTCCACGCGATCGCGCGCGGGAATCTGATCGCGGAGTACGAGGAGAAGTAG